In a single window of the Agrobacterium fabrum str. C58 genome:
- a CDS encoding LysR family transcriptional regulator produces MSNQKVYEQAQTTEALFVFEDNPLLRAGLKMSHLRMLVMIEEHGQVSAAAAAMNMTQPAASRMLSEMEAIVKSPLCQRASRGVVLTKFGEALARRARTILLELREASRELNQMKSGSGGSVYIGAVTAPAISLVVPAIRRAMDTYPGIEINVQVESSNVLARELLAARHDFIIGRIPDDFDPGLFSIHEIGIERACLVVREGHPLMRGEPVTLQDLSGYDWVFQPPGALLRRTMEDVFLTHGVAMPRNVINTPSVVLTLALVCNTNAIAPIAQDMAEFVAGQQADIGRTRILPTDFELVVKPYSIITTKGRVLPPSARLLYDLVLDESRKLTNT; encoded by the coding sequence ATGAGCAACCAAAAAGTGTATGAGCAGGCGCAAACAACAGAGGCTCTTTTCGTCTTTGAAGACAACCCTCTGCTGCGGGCCGGATTAAAGATGAGCCACCTGCGCATGCTCGTGATGATCGAGGAGCACGGACAGGTCAGCGCCGCCGCGGCAGCCATGAACATGACGCAGCCGGCAGCCTCGCGCATGCTCTCGGAAATGGAAGCAATCGTCAAATCACCGCTTTGTCAGAGAGCCTCGCGCGGCGTGGTGCTGACGAAATTCGGCGAGGCGCTGGCGCGCCGCGCCCGCACCATATTGCTGGAACTGCGCGAAGCTAGCCGTGAACTCAACCAGATGAAGTCGGGCAGCGGCGGTTCGGTCTATATCGGCGCCGTCACCGCCCCGGCGATCAGCCTCGTCGTTCCCGCCATCAGGCGCGCCATGGACACCTATCCCGGCATCGAAATCAACGTGCAGGTGGAGAGCAGCAACGTGCTGGCCCGGGAACTGCTGGCGGCGCGTCACGATTTCATCATCGGCCGCATTCCCGATGACTTCGATCCCGGCCTCTTCTCCATCCACGAAATCGGCATCGAGCGCGCCTGTCTGGTGGTGCGCGAAGGCCACCCGCTGATGCGCGGCGAGCCCGTGACCCTGCAGGATCTCTCCGGTTACGACTGGGTCTTCCAGCCACCCGGCGCGCTTTTGCGCAGAACGATGGAGGATGTCTTCCTCACCCATGGCGTCGCCATGCCGCGCAACGTCATCAACACGCCATCCGTGGTGCTCACCCTTGCCCTCGTCTGCAATACCAATGCCATCGCCCCCATCGCGCAGGACATGGCCGAATTTGTTGCGGGGCAGCAGGCAGATATCGGCCGAACCCGCATTTTGCCAACGGATTTCGAACTCGTGGTCAAGCCTTACAGCATCATTACCACCAAAGGCCGGGTCCTGCCGCCCAGCGCCCGCCTGCTTTATGATCTGGTGCTGGATGAAAGCCGTAAGCTGACCAACACCTGA
- a CDS encoding MarR family winged helix-turn-helix transcriptional regulator: MALRLAHSNGPRTEKSESGSAEAAHNTAIDYGLLTTAISYHLRHSQLAVANGFADVLAEQGLRPADFSVLVIVGGNPGLKQSDVAEALGIQRANFVAIVDSMEEKGLLVRRKSEEDRRVHFLDMTEEGSSLLDRLSNTWRDREEKLIDRIGGKKARDQLLALLGRLRD, translated from the coding sequence ATGGCTTTGCGACTGGCACATAGCAACGGGCCGCGGACGGAAAAAAGCGAAAGCGGCAGCGCGGAAGCCGCGCATAATACGGCAATCGACTATGGGTTGCTGACGACTGCGATCAGCTACCATTTGCGGCACTCGCAACTTGCCGTGGCAAACGGTTTTGCCGATGTGCTGGCCGAGCAGGGTTTGCGGCCGGCTGATTTTTCCGTTCTCGTCATCGTCGGCGGTAATCCGGGCCTGAAACAGAGCGATGTAGCAGAAGCGCTCGGCATTCAGCGCGCTAATTTCGTCGCGATCGTCGACAGCATGGAAGAGAAGGGGCTGCTCGTCCGCCGCAAGTCGGAAGAGGACAGGCGCGTTCATTTCCTCGACATGACGGAAGAAGGCAGCAGCCTGCTCGACCGGCTTTCCAATACATGGCGGGACCGCGAGGAAAAGCTGATTGACAGGATCGGCGGCAAGAAGGCCCGCGACCAGCTTCTGGCCCTGCTGGGACGCCTGCGCGACTGA
- the uppW gene encoding Wzy-type polysaccharide biosynthesis protein UppW, with protein sequence MDAAHEEQARGYWRNTLFYVTFLYFTVGFSPYVSLSSTYEGSAMAAGSNLLNQLIAIILLFSFVAFMAKERSFSLIFTPRLLMAAIFGWFVFTSIVGEAPMFSIRRLVMCAIICVLAGGFLQLPRTERQFTTLLAGCVMIILFLCYFGVIVLPSRSIHQASDALEPLLAGNWRGVFQHKNEAASVMAVLIILAIYLCRRWSFIGGLLVLLLSLIFLVKSGGKTVLGLMPIVVSAGWFIVRWPSWRYTVVASLLLVFTVVTVGTTVDPVFAQMLTRMGVDASFTGRTDIWTVAIDYIRQSPILGYGYQAFWRSDTLMSSFTENNSWATTAPASHSGYFDLLLAGGIPGLVLVLMWICLLPLHYLGKMDSATRNSPLTRLYVGVWLYVLLYGFLETLFLLSSGFVWFFLLVAVMGLHLQANASLVEDEAEPEPARNGKDAGRVKIPHPGLPVVRKRKLLAAQPTPSVESD encoded by the coding sequence ATGGATGCAGCGCACGAAGAACAGGCGCGTGGATATTGGCGGAATACACTGTTTTATGTGACGTTCCTCTATTTCACGGTCGGCTTCTCGCCCTATGTTTCGCTTTCCTCGACCTATGAGGGATCCGCCATGGCGGCCGGGTCCAACCTGCTTAATCAGCTCATCGCGATCATCCTGCTTTTCAGCTTCGTGGCATTCATGGCGAAGGAGCGTTCGTTTTCCCTGATTTTCACGCCGCGCCTGTTGATGGCAGCGATTTTCGGATGGTTTGTCTTCACCTCGATCGTGGGGGAAGCGCCGATGTTTTCGATCAGGCGGCTTGTGATGTGCGCCATCATCTGCGTGCTTGCCGGTGGCTTTCTGCAATTGCCGCGCACGGAACGGCAATTCACCACGCTGCTTGCCGGCTGCGTGATGATTATCCTGTTCCTGTGTTATTTCGGCGTCATCGTGCTGCCATCGCGGTCTATCCACCAGGCGAGCGACGCATTGGAGCCGCTTCTGGCGGGTAACTGGCGCGGGGTTTTTCAGCACAAGAACGAGGCCGCCTCGGTCATGGCGGTGCTGATCATCTTGGCGATCTATCTCTGCCGTCGCTGGTCGTTTATCGGCGGCTTGCTGGTGCTGCTGTTATCGCTGATCTTTCTGGTCAAGTCAGGTGGCAAGACGGTGCTTGGCCTGATGCCGATCGTCGTTTCCGCGGGCTGGTTCATCGTGCGCTGGCCCAGCTGGCGATATACCGTCGTGGCCTCGCTTCTATTGGTCTTCACCGTCGTGACCGTGGGCACCACGGTCGATCCGGTGTTTGCGCAGATGCTGACGCGGATGGGTGTCGACGCCAGTTTTACGGGCAGAACCGATATCTGGACCGTCGCCATCGATTATATCCGCCAAAGCCCGATTCTCGGATACGGATATCAGGCCTTCTGGCGCAGCGACACCCTGATGTCGAGCTTCACCGAGAACAATAGCTGGGCGACGACCGCACCAGCGTCCCACAGTGGCTATTTCGACCTGTTGCTTGCGGGCGGCATACCCGGACTTGTTCTGGTGCTGATGTGGATATGTCTATTGCCCCTTCACTATCTTGGCAAAATGGATAGCGCCACACGGAACAGCCCGCTGACGCGGCTCTATGTCGGTGTCTGGCTTTATGTGCTGCTCTACGGCTTTCTGGAAACCCTGTTCCTGCTCAGCTCCGGTTTCGTCTGGTTTTTCCTGCTGGTGGCAGTGATGGGCCTGCATCTGCAGGCGAATGCCAGCCTTGTGGAAGATGAAGCCGAACCGGAGCCTGCCCGAAACGGCAAAGATGCGGGAAGGGTGAAGATACCGCATCCGGGATTGCCGGTTGTTCGAAAAAGAAAGCTTCTGGCTGCGCAGCCGACGCCAAGCGTAGAGTCCGATTGA
- the uppZ gene encoding polysaccharide biosynthesis acyltransferase UppZ: MQKVYSIQFLRALAAFSVLLFHIIGEPFTIGAAGVDVFFVISGLIMGSFATTAGPGAFLYHRLVRIVPLYWAVTLLMCVGAMAGVFSTFTFTLEHLWKSLLFIPYAGDSGEVVPLLVVGWTLNMEMFFYIVFALGLALRAPLAVTVGILSVMALAGQVFPSQSPFMQTWTSPLLLEFLGGLLLSRFMFQGVQAGIAALVISMTGFVAAALISEQSGMLRLMTWGVPAFFLVAGCVWLENGGLWPRRLLKPVEIVGDSSYALYLLHGLVISIVHKILAPGFLAGTVIIIVAVAVSISAHFLFEKPLIRLFRRGYGGRPRRQDQAVSMR, translated from the coding sequence ATGCAAAAGGTTTATTCCATCCAGTTTCTGAGGGCGCTCGCGGCGTTTTCGGTGCTGCTGTTTCATATAATCGGCGAACCGTTCACGATTGGCGCCGCTGGCGTGGATGTCTTTTTTGTCATCTCCGGCCTCATCATGGGATCTTTCGCGACGACAGCGGGGCCGGGAGCATTTTTATACCACAGGCTGGTCCGCATTGTGCCCCTGTACTGGGCCGTGACCCTGTTGATGTGCGTCGGGGCGATGGCGGGCGTTTTTTCCACCTTTACCTTCACCCTCGAACATCTATGGAAATCGCTGCTTTTCATTCCATATGCTGGCGACAGCGGCGAAGTGGTTCCGCTCCTGGTCGTGGGCTGGACCCTCAATATGGAAATGTTCTTCTATATTGTCTTCGCGCTTGGACTTGCCCTGCGCGCGCCGCTGGCGGTAACGGTCGGCATCCTGTCCGTCATGGCCTTGGCAGGGCAGGTTTTCCCTTCGCAATCCCCCTTCATGCAAACCTGGACCTCACCGCTTTTGCTGGAGTTTCTGGGCGGACTGCTGCTGTCGCGTTTCATGTTCCAGGGCGTGCAGGCGGGTATCGCCGCGCTTGTCATATCAATGACCGGTTTCGTTGCGGCGGCTCTGATAAGCGAGCAATCCGGAATGTTGCGCCTGATGACCTGGGGCGTGCCTGCCTTTTTCCTCGTGGCCGGATGCGTATGGCTCGAGAACGGCGGATTATGGCCCAGACGCTTGCTGAAACCCGTCGAGATTGTCGGGGATTCGTCCTACGCCCTTTATCTTCTGCACGGCCTGGTGATCTCGATCGTCCATAAGATACTGGCGCCCGGATTTCTCGCAGGAACCGTCATCATCATCGTTGCAGTGGCCGTGTCGATCTCTGCGCATTTCCTGTTCGAGAAACCGCTGATCAGGCTTTTCAGACGTGGCTATGGCGGCAGGCCGCGCCGGCAGGACCAGGCCGTATCGATGCGTTGA
- a CDS encoding methyl-accepting chemotaxis protein → MSFFKNASIRTKILSLILPLCIVGLGAAAFMATRYKESDALYSEFIGSDNAALVELARANRNLIGLAYGAYQVMAYDANAAEINVARQAYIASKRELLERLDNVKAVFPEERAAVDVLIAQSQSIAEITDKAVELGMANKNAESAVQLVKADASIQIMSATITMLLDKLAKGVASGSGDLSDQTNSTILTSLVVVGVVFAVGIILTLFVASSGITTPIARLRERMVSLAGGETAAEIDGVERKDEVGQMAVAVQVFRENAIERIRLEQETEANRSMSEKDRIEREQQKAREAADVKFAVDNLAAGLSKLSDGDVSYRIDQPFTATLDGVRNDFNMSAEKLQSALTRVAQNAGGIGAGANEIKSAADDLAKRTEQQAAAVEETAAALEEITTTVRDSTKRAQEAGQIVSRAKAGAEQSGEVVRRAVIAMEQISKSANEISNIIGVIDEIAFQTNLLALNAGVEAARAGEAGKGFAVVAQEVRELAQRSASAAKEIKALITTSNDQVQQGVQLVGDTGKALATIVSEVQEINRHVVSIVESAQEQSSGLQQINTAVNQMDQDTQKNAAMVEETNAASHSLAKEVASLNQLLSQFRLAEGAYQQKSQPAPVRSAAGSDRSVASPVRALGRKLASAFSGNAALDTSKGDWQEF, encoded by the coding sequence GTGTCTTTTTTTAAAAATGCCAGCATCCGTACCAAAATCCTGTCGCTCATTTTGCCGCTCTGCATCGTCGGTCTTGGCGCCGCCGCCTTCATGGCCACACGCTATAAGGAATCCGATGCACTCTATTCCGAATTCATCGGCAGCGACAATGCTGCGTTGGTCGAGCTTGCGCGGGCAAACCGCAATCTCATCGGCCTTGCTTATGGCGCGTATCAGGTCATGGCCTATGACGCGAATGCTGCGGAAATCAACGTCGCCAGGCAGGCCTACATCGCCAGCAAACGCGAGCTTCTCGAGCGGCTCGACAACGTCAAGGCCGTGTTTCCCGAGGAGCGCGCCGCCGTCGACGTCTTGATTGCGCAATCCCAGTCCATCGCGGAAATCACCGATAAGGCCGTCGAGCTTGGAATGGCGAACAAGAACGCGGAATCTGCCGTGCAACTCGTCAAGGCGGACGCCTCGATTCAGATCATGTCGGCCACCATAACGATGTTGCTGGACAAGCTTGCCAAAGGGGTGGCTAGTGGCAGCGGTGATCTGAGTGACCAAACCAATTCAACGATCCTCACCTCGCTCGTCGTGGTGGGTGTTGTCTTTGCAGTTGGTATCATCCTGACACTGTTTGTGGCGTCAAGCGGCATCACCACACCGATTGCCCGGTTGCGCGAGCGCATGGTGTCGCTTGCCGGTGGCGAGACGGCGGCTGAGATCGACGGCGTGGAGCGGAAGGACGAAGTTGGCCAGATGGCGGTCGCGGTTCAGGTGTTCCGCGAGAATGCGATCGAGCGCATCCGTCTCGAGCAGGAAACCGAGGCCAACAGGTCGATGTCGGAAAAGGACCGCATCGAGCGCGAGCAGCAGAAGGCAAGGGAAGCCGCGGACGTCAAGTTTGCCGTCGATAATCTCGCGGCCGGTCTTTCGAAGCTTTCGGACGGCGATGTTTCCTATCGCATCGACCAGCCGTTCACGGCAACGCTCGACGGCGTGCGCAACGACTTCAACATGTCGGCCGAAAAGCTGCAATCGGCCTTGACCCGGGTTGCCCAGAATGCCGGCGGCATCGGCGCAGGTGCAAACGAGATCAAGTCGGCTGCCGATGACCTGGCCAAGCGCACCGAACAGCAGGCTGCTGCCGTGGAGGAAACTGCCGCAGCTCTGGAGGAAATCACCACGACGGTGCGGGACTCCACCAAACGTGCACAGGAGGCGGGCCAGATCGTCAGCCGCGCCAAGGCGGGTGCCGAACAATCCGGCGAAGTGGTGCGCCGCGCCGTGATCGCGATGGAGCAGATTTCCAAATCCGCCAACGAGATCAGCAACATCATCGGCGTGATCGATGAGATCGCCTTCCAGACCAATCTTCTGGCGTTGAATGCCGGTGTCGAGGCAGCAAGGGCGGGCGAGGCGGGCAAGGGTTTTGCCGTCGTCGCACAGGAAGTGCGCGAGCTTGCGCAACGGTCCGCCAGTGCGGCCAAGGAGATCAAGGCGCTGATCACCACCTCGAATGATCAGGTGCAGCAGGGCGTGCAGCTGGTGGGCGACACCGGCAAGGCGCTGGCGACGATCGTCTCGGAGGTGCAGGAAATCAACCGGCACGTCGTTTCCATCGTGGAATCCGCGCAGGAACAGTCTTCCGGCCTGCAGCAGATCAATACGGCTGTGAACCAGATGGATCAGGACACGCAGAAGAATGCGGCCATGGTGGAAGAGACCAATGCCGCAAGCCATAGCCTCGCCAAGGAAGTGGCATCGCTCAACCAGCTGCTCTCGCAGTTCAGACTGGCTGAGGGTGCCTATCAGCAGAAGAGCCAGCCGGCTCCGGTGCGCAGCGCCGCCGGCAGCGACAGATCGGTGGCATCTCCCGTGCGGGCGCTTGGCCGCAAGCTTGCTTCGGCATTCTCGGGCAATGCCGCGCTGGATACATCGAAGGGTGACTGGCAGGAGTTCTGA
- a CDS encoding MFS transporter: MTENSPALKLTLLFVATLTIMAGTTVAPSLPAIEQSFLSTPDVEIMSRMVLTLPSVFVALCAPIAGVLADRFGRKRLLLGAILLYSLSGISGLFADSLAGLLVGRAFLGLAIGGIMTIGTALVGDYFEGPARERYLGLQQAFTQLGGVVFVVAGGWLADIHWRAPFAVYAVALLILPAALFFLREPARNSSRATQNGEQGLAVNWLPVAVLAMAVFLVNALFYTIPSQLPFFLREFGVLSGSVAGYAIGIFNLAGALMALSFGRLRARIGVTVILAAGLVLMATGFALLATAGGLSSMLSALAVVGAGLGAVMPSIMSTTIMLAPLRLRGRIAGIVTASMFLGHFISPLVSQPWIARFGFATTYRDIALVFAVMAGLAAIATIFQRRTGIRKAQPLTRGG; this comes from the coding sequence ATGACCGAGAATTCCCCGGCGCTGAAGCTGACGCTGCTGTTCGTCGCCACGCTCACCATCATGGCCGGAACCACGGTCGCGCCCTCGTTGCCCGCCATAGAACAGAGCTTCCTGTCGACGCCTGATGTAGAGATCATGAGCCGCATGGTGCTGACATTGCCGTCGGTGTTCGTGGCGCTCTGCGCGCCCATCGCCGGCGTGCTGGCGGACCGTTTTGGCCGCAAGCGGCTGCTGCTCGGCGCGATCCTGCTTTACAGCCTGTCCGGCATATCCGGCCTTTTTGCCGACAGTCTGGCTGGCCTGCTCGTCGGCCGCGCCTTTCTGGGTCTGGCGATCGGTGGCATCATGACTATCGGCACGGCGCTGGTGGGCGATTATTTCGAGGGGCCGGCGCGGGAGCGTTATCTTGGCCTTCAACAGGCCTTCACCCAGCTGGGTGGCGTCGTTTTCGTGGTGGCGGGTGGATGGCTCGCGGATATCCACTGGCGCGCGCCTTTTGCTGTTTATGCCGTGGCGTTGCTCATCCTGCCGGCGGCCCTGTTTTTCCTGAGGGAACCGGCAAGGAACAGCAGCCGCGCCACGCAGAATGGCGAGCAGGGCCTTGCGGTCAACTGGTTGCCGGTGGCCGTGCTGGCCATGGCGGTGTTTCTCGTCAACGCCTTGTTTTACACCATCCCCTCGCAATTGCCGTTCTTCCTGCGCGAGTTCGGGGTGCTTTCCGGAAGCGTTGCAGGCTATGCCATCGGCATCTTCAATCTGGCAGGCGCGCTGATGGCGCTCAGCTTCGGGCGGTTGCGTGCCAGGATTGGCGTGACCGTCATTCTGGCGGCTGGACTGGTGCTGATGGCCACGGGCTTTGCGCTGCTTGCCACGGCAGGCGGTCTGTCCTCCATGCTGTCGGCGCTGGCCGTGGTGGGGGCTGGCCTTGGCGCCGTGATGCCGTCCATCATGTCCACGACGATCATGCTTGCGCCGCTACGGTTGCGCGGGCGTATCGCCGGCATCGTCACGGCATCGATGTTTCTCGGGCATTTCATATCGCCGCTCGTAAGCCAGCCCTGGATCGCCAGGTTCGGTTTTGCCACGACCTATCGCGATATCGCCTTGGTCTTCGCCGTCATGGCCGGACTTGCCGCCATCGCCACGATCTTCCAGCGCCGCACCGGCATACGGAAAGCGCAGCCTCTCACGCGGGGCGGGTGA
- a CDS encoding homocysteine S-methyltransferase family protein yields the protein MGTIRILDGGMSRELQRLGAELKQPEWSALALINAPDIVRQVHAEFIEAGADVVTTNSYALVPFHIGEERFQKDGASLIALSGQLAREAADASGRKVQVAGSLPPIFGSYEPQNFDATRVQDYLKVLVDNLAPSVDVWLGETLSLIAEGEAVRQAVAATDKPFWISFTLNDDAAAVAGGEPALRSGETVKAAAEWAAQSGAAALLFNCSKPEIMKAAVETASAVFADKGVSLEIGVYANAFEGEQGDSAANEGLHGTRTDLTDDVYSRFACSWADAGATMIGGCCGIGAAHIHTVATALRRAAA from the coding sequence ATGGGCACTATCCGTATCCTCGACGGCGGCATGAGCCGCGAATTGCAGCGGCTCGGCGCCGAGCTGAAACAGCCGGAATGGTCGGCACTGGCGCTGATCAATGCGCCTGACATCGTGCGGCAGGTGCATGCGGAATTCATCGAGGCCGGCGCCGATGTCGTCACCACCAATTCCTATGCGCTGGTGCCGTTCCACATCGGCGAGGAGCGCTTTCAGAAGGATGGCGCGTCGCTGATCGCCCTTTCCGGCCAGCTGGCGCGTGAGGCGGCGGATGCTTCCGGCCGCAAGGTGCAGGTGGCCGGCTCGCTGCCGCCGATCTTCGGCTCCTACGAGCCGCAGAATTTCGATGCCACCCGGGTGCAGGACTATCTCAAGGTACTGGTCGACAATCTCGCGCCTTCTGTCGATGTCTGGCTCGGCGAAACGCTGAGCCTGATCGCCGAGGGCGAAGCGGTGCGCCAGGCCGTTGCCGCAACGGATAAGCCGTTCTGGATCTCCTTCACGCTGAACGACGACGCCGCTGCGGTCGCCGGTGGCGAACCCGCGCTACGGTCAGGTGAAACGGTGAAGGCTGCCGCCGAATGGGCGGCGCAATCGGGCGCTGCCGCCCTGCTGTTCAATTGCAGCAAGCCGGAAATCATGAAAGCCGCCGTCGAAACCGCCTCCGCCGTGTTCGCAGACAAGGGCGTATCGCTGGAAATCGGCGTTTATGCCAATGCCTTCGAAGGCGAACAGGGCGATTCCGCCGCCAATGAAGGCCTGCACGGCACCCGCACCGACCTGACTGACGATGTTTATTCGCGTTTCGCCTGCTCCTGGGCGGATGCCGGCGCAACCATGATCGGCGGCTGCTGCGGTATCGGTGCTGCCCATATCCACACGGTAGCGACGGCATTGCGGCGCGCGGCCGCCTGA
- a CDS encoding ABC transporter permease: MDFSWVAKYWPLLLSGAWQTLALLVISVSIGFVLAIGLAFAQVSGGRVTKILARAYCTFFRGTPLLIQLWLLYYGVGSFLPMIPGLRQSFMWPVLREGFFFAAVSFTLNYAAYEAEVLRGALLAVPKGELEAGRAFGMGRFTLIRRIWLPRAIRIALPTITGEVVMQLKATPLAFTVTVMDLYAVAYKVRQDTLLVYEPLIVVTVFYLILTAIIARCFGLVERQVPVRR; encoded by the coding sequence ATGGATTTTTCATGGGTCGCCAAATATTGGCCGCTGCTTCTGTCCGGCGCCTGGCAGACGCTGGCGCTGCTCGTCATCTCCGTCAGCATCGGTTTCGTGCTGGCTATCGGGCTTGCCTTCGCGCAGGTCAGCGGCGGACGGGTGACGAAAATTCTGGCGCGCGCCTATTGCACCTTCTTCCGCGGCACGCCGCTTTTGATCCAGCTCTGGCTGCTTTATTATGGCGTCGGTTCGTTTCTGCCGATGATCCCTGGCCTGCGCCAGAGTTTCATGTGGCCGGTGCTGCGCGAGGGCTTTTTCTTCGCCGCCGTCAGCTTCACGCTGAATTACGCGGCCTATGAGGCCGAGGTGCTGCGCGGTGCGCTGCTGGCCGTGCCGAAGGGCGAGCTGGAGGCGGGCCGGGCTTTCGGCATGGGCCGCTTCACCCTCATTCGCCGCATCTGGTTACCGCGCGCGATCCGCATCGCGCTGCCGACCATAACCGGGGAGGTGGTGATGCAGCTCAAAGCGACGCCGCTTGCTTTTACGGTCACTGTGATGGACCTCTACGCCGTCGCCTACAAGGTGCGGCAGGATACGCTGCTGGTCTATGAGCCGCTGATCGTCGTTACCGTCTTTTATCTCATTCTCACCGCCATCATTGCCCGCTGTTTCGGCCTTGTCGAACGGCAGGTGCCGGTCCGGCGGTAA
- a CDS encoding ABC transporter permease produces MASLETTLQLLSPYPPGWGGTLLKGAASTLAISAGAYLIGIVIGLAGALGKLSGNRPLGLLLNLYTTAIRAVPELILIVGLYYAGTDGLNRLLQLMGLPPLEVNGFVAAVAVLGFVQGAYMTEVLRGAILAVPNGQIEAARAFGMSPFLRFRRVVLPALLPNALPGLANLWLAVTKDSALVAVVGYQELALATRLAGASTKQYFLFFLAAAFLYLAITLVSNLVFSQLERRVRRGQPALA; encoded by the coding sequence ATGGCAAGCCTTGAAACCACGCTGCAACTGCTGTCACCCTATCCTCCGGGATGGGGCGGCACCCTTTTGAAGGGTGCGGCGTCGACGCTTGCCATTTCCGCCGGTGCCTATCTGATTGGTATCGTTATCGGGCTTGCCGGCGCGCTCGGCAAGCTTTCCGGCAACAGGCCGCTTGGCCTGTTGCTCAATCTCTACACGACGGCGATCCGCGCGGTTCCCGAACTGATCCTCATCGTCGGGCTTTATTATGCCGGCACCGACGGTTTGAACCGGCTGCTGCAACTGATGGGCCTGCCGCCGCTTGAGGTGAACGGGTTCGTTGCCGCCGTCGCGGTTCTGGGGTTCGTGCAGGGCGCCTATATGACCGAGGTGCTGCGCGGCGCGATCCTTGCCGTGCCGAACGGCCAGATCGAGGCGGCGCGGGCCTTCGGCATGTCGCCGTTCCTGCGTTTCCGCCGTGTGGTCCTACCAGCCCTGCTGCCGAATGCGCTGCCGGGCCTTGCCAATCTCTGGCTTGCGGTGACCAAGGACAGCGCGCTGGTGGCCGTGGTCGGTTATCAGGAACTGGCGCTGGCGACACGGCTGGCGGGGGCCAGCACCAAGCAATATTTCCTGTTCTTCCTTGCGGCGGCGTTTCTTTATCTCGCGATCACGCTCGTCTCCAACCTCGTCTTTTCACAGCTGGAACGCCGGGTGCGGCGCGGCCAGCCGGCTTTGGCCTGA
- a CDS encoding transporter substrate-binding domain-containing protein, with the protein MKFFATLLAGTAFAVSAFTASADVRFGIMNESYPPFFAKDASGKWQGWEIDLMDAVCAEMKEKCSIVELSWDGLIPALQTKKFDVIWSSMSNTQEREKVIDFTNKYYNTPSKLIGAKGEKPGAAPEDVKGKTIGIQVATIQSEYYKKYFAAVADEKTYQTLDEAFQDLAAGRIDYVFGDSLVLDAFVKSDAGKDCCADMGNVADDKEIMGLGVSGGLRKDDTELKNKLNAAIAAVRASGKYDEITKKYFSFDIYGN; encoded by the coding sequence ATGAAATTCTTCGCCACGCTGCTTGCCGGAACGGCATTTGCGGTTTCCGCCTTCACCGCCAGCGCCGATGTCCGCTTCGGCATCATGAACGAATCCTACCCGCCCTTCTTTGCCAAGGATGCCAGCGGCAAGTGGCAGGGCTGGGAAATCGATCTCATGGACGCCGTCTGCGCGGAAATGAAAGAAAAGTGCTCGATCGTCGAGCTTTCCTGGGATGGCCTCATCCCGGCGCTGCAAACGAAGAAGTTCGATGTCATCTGGTCGTCCATGTCCAACACGCAGGAGCGCGAGAAGGTCATCGATTTCACCAACAAATATTACAACACGCCAAGCAAGCTGATCGGCGCCAAGGGTGAAAAGCCGGGTGCGGCACCGGAAGACGTCAAGGGCAAGACCATCGGCATTCAGGTCGCGACCATCCAGTCCGAATATTACAAGAAATATTTCGCCGCTGTTGCTGACGAAAAGACCTACCAGACGCTGGACGAGGCGTTTCAGGATCTGGCCGCCGGCCGTATCGATTATGTCTTCGGCGACTCGCTCGTTCTCGATGCCTTCGTCAAGAGCGATGCCGGCAAGGATTGCTGCGCCGACATGGGCAATGTGGCGGACGACAAGGAAATCATGGGTCTTGGCGTTTCCGGCGGCCTGCGCAAGGACGACACCGAACTCAAGAACAAGCTGAATGCTGCTATCGCTGCCGTGCGCGCCAGCGGGAAGTATGACGAGATCACCAAGAAATACTTCAGCTTCGATATCTACGGTAACTAA